One genomic window of Misgurnus anguillicaudatus chromosome 12, ASM2758022v2, whole genome shotgun sequence includes the following:
- the nrarpa gene encoding notch-regulated ankyrin repeat-containing protein A — translation MSQADISTCSAPQRVFQEAVKKGNTKELHSLLQNMTNCEFNVNSFGPEGQTALHQSVIDGNLELVKLLVKFGADIRLANREGWSALHIAAFGGHQDIVLYLITKAKYSSGAR, via the coding sequence ATGAGCCAGGCGGATATATCGACGTGCTCGGCGCCTCAGAGAGTCTTCCAGGAGGCGGTGAAGAAAGGCAACACGAAGGAGCTCCATTCACTGCTACAAAACATGACCAACTGCGAGTTTAACGTCAACTCATTCGGCCCCGAGGGACAGACGGCGCTCCATCAGTCGGTCATCGACGGGAATTTGGAGCTGGTGAAACTGCTGGTGAAATTTGGAGCTGATATTCGGCTTGCGAACCGAGAGGGCTGGAGCGCGTTACACATCGCCGCTTTCGGGGGACATCAAGACATCGTGTTATACCTCATCACCAAGGCCAAGTACTCGTCCGGCGCGCGGTGA